One Rhodoflexus caldus genomic window, TCCCAAACAATATCGTAGATACGTTCCTCGGCATTCACGACCTTTACTTTCTCTGCAAACCATTCGGAAAGCCCTAAGGGGGTTGAGAGGTATGGAAACAGCATCTTTACCGACGCATTGATTTCAAATTCGGCCACGTATTTTAACTTCGCCATAGCCTTGTGCAGTTTGTTTACTGCAATATAACATTTTGGAAAATAAAAAAAAGTTTTGGAAGTAAAATAATAGGGTTTAATTTTGCACTCACAAACGGCGGGGTAGCTCAGATGGTTAGAGCGTAGGATTCATAACCCTAAGGTCACGGGTTCGATTCCCGTCTCCGCTACGGAATGTTAATTTTGAGCCGCTAAAACCCATTCTAACACACGTTAGAATGGGTTTTTTTATTGGTTATCAGGCTGTTAGCTTCGGGTGTAAAATTCGGATACACCTGAAAAATTCGGATACAGTGGTGTAACCTGCATCAATTTTGCACACAAACCTATCAGCTTTACTATGAAAAAAAATGAATGTTTTGTTTGTGTGCAGAAAGATGAAAAAAAGCACGTCGGTAATTTATTGCCGCATTACGATTGCAGGGCAGCGGGCGGGGGACTTCACAACGGGCGTAAAAATGCCGCTTGACGCATGGAACGCTAAAACACAACGCGCCAACGTACCGACAAAAGGCAACGGACGCGCCGCCCTGTTGGAAGCAAACACGCGGCTTGAACAAATCTTTACTGACCTGCAAAACACCTACAACCGCCTCACCGCCGGAGGCAAACAGGTTTCCGCCAAAGCCGTAAAAGATGCCTACCTGACACCCGAAACAACCTTACAGGCAGTCGCCCAAAGGTATTACCAACAGCAGCAGGCACTTTGTGCGGCAGGCAAACTAAGCAGCAGCACGCTGCAAACCTACACGGCAAAAAATAACCTCTTACAAGAGTTTTCACCCGATTTGCCGCTGGCAGACGTTACGCGGCAATGGCTCAAACGCTACGAAAATTGGCTTTTGACCGTTAAGCGATTCGGTACAGACCACACGGGGCGCAATTTAGGTTATGTAAAAATGTTGCTGCGCTTTGCCGTAGGGGAGGAACTGTTGCCGTACAGCCCGATAGACCACTGCAAAGTACAACGCGGCAAGCCCGATATTCCCGTTTTCCTGACCGATGAAGAATTGAACAGGTTGCGCCGATACACAACCGACAGCGCGGCTCTGTTGCGCACCCGCGATTTGTTCCTGTTCCAATGCCTTACCGGAATTGCTTACACCGATTTGAAGCAGGTAAACACCGCAACCGTAAGCGAAGAAAACGGCGGCAAGTGGCTGCGTATCAAGCAGCAAAAATCGGGGGAGTTGAGCCTTGTACCGCTATTGCCCGAAGCGGAAGGAATCTTACGGCAGTATAACAACGCGCTGCCGATTACCTGCCTGCAAATCCACAACCGACGGCTGAAACAAATTGCTGCGGACTGCCATATCCGTAAGCCAGTAAGCAGCCACATAGGACGCAAAACCTTTGCAACCATGATGCTAAACAAGGGCGTAAGCATAGAAGCCGTTGCCGCTATGCTTGGCCACAGCAGCGTAGAGATGACACGCCGGCACTATGCCCGCGTTTCAACCGTTAGGCTACAACGTGAACTGCAAGAGGCAGGGCTGCTTGCGGGGTAGGTGGTTGAAATTTCGTACATTTGTAAGGATGAAATGCAAAGAATATTCTTAGTAGTATGCACTCCTTACAAAGGATGTTTGAGCGGAGTATAAGCACTGATGAGATAGAACTTGTTATTGCTATTGGTGAGGTTATAGAGGAATATCCTACTGATAAGCCATACCCAAGTGTGCTGATACCGGGTTTTATTGGTAAGCGACCTATTCACGTAGTTGTAGCTCAAACACCTGAAAAATTGTGTGTTGTGGTAACAGCCTATCAACCCGATAAGACTGTATGGGAACCCGATTTCAAAACTAAAAAAAGAAGAAAATAAAGCCATGAAATGCGTCATCTGTAAAAACGGTACTACCAGAAAAGGTAAAGTAACCGTAACGCTGGAGCGAAAAGGCTCTATCGTGCTGATTAAAAATGTTACTGCACAGGTTTGTAATAATTGCGGTCATTATTACCTGTCAAGTGATATGGCAAAAAAAGTGCTTCAAAAAGGGGAAGAATCCATGAAAAAAGGCGTGGAATTGGAAGTATTGAAAATGCAACCCGCGTAAATAATTTGCGATGGAAAATAAAGCATATCAGGAGGCTTTGCGCTACATGGATAATGCGAAGGAATCCCTTAAAAATGCAGGCAAGAAAGACAATGACTATGCCGATGTGAAATATGTTATCAGCGCGTCAGGGATAGCATACAGAGGCGTTCTGCTTGCCATAGATGAGTATTTGAAAAGGAAAGAAGGAGCTAAACCAGCATCCATAGAAGAATACCGCACAAGGCTTTCAAAGCATAACAAAACCCTGAAAACGCTGCTTAATTCCGTTTACGACAGTTTGCACCTTGCCGGGTATTATCACGGCACTACATCAGCAAGAACTATTAAGCATGGGCTTGAAGATGCCTATAAAATCATCAACTACATAAAGCCCTCATAGCCCAAGCCAACTAAAAAACCCTGCGCCAAAAGCACAGGGTTTTTTAGTTATTTACAAAGTTCAGATAAATGGATAGTTAGCACCTCCGAATAATCATCGGGCAGGGCTGTAAGTTTGCCATTAGGGGCGGGGGCAATTTTCAGCCATTCAGCCGTATCAAATAAATAAACAAAAGCCTCCAAAACCCCGTGCTTTTCAAGTGCATTTTTGGACTTTCTCACCGCTGCCGCCCTGCTCTTGCGCTCATCTACTTCCACGATTACCTCCGCTTTCAAATCCCTGTTAAAAAAGGATATATCAGGTATTTTAAGCCCTTTGGAGTCAATTCTTGCATGATGCACTGCTTTGTACTTGCGCTTTTTCTTGCGGTTGTAGGCTTCTGTCAGGTCTTGGCAAAAAATAGTTTCGTACAGGTTTTCAGCAGGCGACATACCCAATGTAACTGCTCCGCTTGCAAAATTTTGCTTGCGGATAGATTTAGGGTCATCCCATCGGTTGCGGGGTGTGTTTTTTCCGGCTTTGCTCATTGGTTTAACAGATTAGTAAAAATACATATATTTTTACTCAAAATCGTGCTTATAGCTGCGGATGTAGGCGCGTAGCTCTGCAAGCAGCCACGCCTTTATTTCCCCGCTAATCACAGGGTTTTCAGGTGGCAATTGCTGTAAGCTAAAATACAGCGTTTCATCCGCGCCGATGTCTGCCAGCAGGCTGAATTTCTGCATTTCAACAGCCAGTTGCATAACTGTTTCGGGCGGTAGCCCTGCCTGTAATTGTCTCGGAATTGTCAGGCCAAAGGTTGCATCTCGGTAATTTTTGACGGTAATCATCGTGCCTCATGGATTTAGAGGCAGTCTGCGAGGCGGTGTGAGGTGGGAATTGCTTCGCGCAAATTTAATCAATATCTGGTATGAGCCAAAATTCTAACTCCTCATTGCTTTGTCTGACGCGGATTTGTGCACTTCCTTGATGCGGCTGTTTTCCATAATGCCGTCTATGAGCTTTCCCGATAAGAGCCGATTTTTTTTCGCTGCTATCTTACGTTTTCTTGTGTGTTTCATTCCACTTGCTTCACGGGTAGAAAAAGAAATGAAAGGTCAAATTTACCGCCGTCCCATGTTACGCTTTTGCCGTCGGGGACTACCTGAAAATGCGTGTGCGCCGGCAGGTTGCCAAGCCATTGGGCAGGGAAGGCAAACTCGCGCCCGTCGTTGATTTGTACGATTATTTTTTCGCCTTCCTGTACTGCGTTTGTAATGGCAAGCGGTGCGGTAAGTATAGCAATAAACGCTTGCAGATTTTTACTTTTTCGTGCCGCATCCATATCTGCTTTGTGTGTATCTGAATGATAAAAAAGCCCTCTGATGCTGAAATATTCGTCTATTTTTGGGAAGGCAATCGTAAAATCGTCGGCTTCAAAGTAGGCTCTTTTGGCTTTGTCCGCATTTGCCATATAAGGAAACCAAGAAAGCGGACAGGCTATGTATCGCCCGTCGTTCAAATGAAACTGTATTTTGTCGTTTGTAAAAACAACATCAACTACCGTTAGCCCTTTCGTTATTTTTTGAAGAAACTCATCCATGCTTCTAACAACTGTTGTTCGTTCTCCTGTAAAATTAAGCGAATTTTATTGAGCCTTGCAAGGCTGTAACCACTGCTTTCGCGCAGCTCAACAGGGGCTATTTTAAAAATTGCGCTGCCGCCGTGCCCGCGCACGTGTACATGTGGCGGCTCGTGGTCGTTAGAATAGAAACTAACTTTATAGCCGTCCCGGTTTAACACGGTGGGCAGGTCGCCCAAAGGCGTAAGCAATTTTATCGCACGTTCTTTGGCAAGCGCAAGGCGTTCGTCGTTTACATGATAGTTGCGTTTTTCGTATCTCACATTCATTGGGCTTGCTATTCTTACGATATTATCCGCTTCAAAACGATACCGTGCGTTCGGAAATTTAATAGTAATTGTTTTTAATTCATCCGAAGTTATCGGGATGCCGTATTTGTAAGCCAAGTGCGAGGCAAGTTTATCAGTGTCGCGTCCGGTGAAATCATATTGCTCTTTGATTTCTTCATGCGCCCATCTGATGTCTCTTAGAATAGCTTTGTAGGTTTTTAATTCTTGCTTGCTAAGACCGTCCAGTGCGCCCAAAGGCGCAAGCAATTTTATCGCACGTTTTTTGGCCGCGACTATCAATAAACGCATACTGCTGTCCGGGAAATCGCTTAAATTGCCATTGGCAATGTGAACCACTTGCCATCTGTAATAATAACCTTCGTGTTGCCCTTTCTTGTTTATTAATTGTACTCTGTCAGAACCAATGCCACGACCACGTACATTACCGATTTTGCCGTCGTTAGCTATGTATATATGCTCTCTTATCATTGTTTAAATTGTTTCTTTAAGTGCACAAGGAAGCATGAGCAAAAACGGTATGCACCGCTCCCAATGCAGGGCGTAGTAGTTGTAGCCCAATGCAATATTTTGGTAATAGTCGGGGCGATTATCCCAGTAGTATTGCTCACTTCTGATTGACCACGCGGAAAGCCCCAATACGGAAGCCAAAAACCACTTTTCCAACAGCCGCGCCGCCCTTCCGTTGCCGTCTGTGAACGGGTGTATTTTGGCTATCCAGAGGTGAATCATGGAAGCATAATAAAAGGTTTGCAAAATGTCTAATTCTTCGTTGAGCAAAACGTCAATATCTTCAAACAAACGATTCAGTTCCTCTTTGACAAGCTGCGGCTCTACTGCCAAATAAACAGGGCGCATGGTTTGTGCATCTCTTACGCCTACCATTTCCTTTCTGATTTTGCCGCGTTCTTTGGCAGGCAAAAAGGTTTGAGAAAGGATGGCATGGGCTTTCATAAAATTGGCTTTGTTCAAGCGGTTTTCGGCAGCAAACTTGTAAGCTGCCGTTAAATCCTCTATTTCCTGAACCTCCTTTTGCTTGGGTGTGGTTTTGCTGCCCCTATTCCTGAAAAAGCTGTTTACGTCCAGCGTATTTCCTTCAATTTTAGACGAATAAAGCGACGCGTTAATCAGGTAATATTCAAAATCTTCTGCCGTGAAATCCGATTTTGCCCGCAACTTTTGAAAAGCATCGGACAAACTGACCGGGCAGGCTTTCAAATAAGCCTCATAGAACCATGATGAAATAAGATTGAGCTGTTTGTCCATACAACAAATTTACCGATTCTATTTCTTAACACCGTTGTTTGTTTGGCTGCGGAAAAAGATACCATGTTGCATCCATAGACATCCGTAGCCCGTTAGAACTATTAAAAGCCGTTTAAGATGAAAAAGAAGCCGTTTAAAACCGTTCCCTTTGCAGAAAAAGGCATTGCAATCATCAAGCGTAAGGAGCAATTCAGCCGTGAATGGTTACAAGACAGAGAAGCAGTCCTGCGCGAATTAGACGAACTGCGCCAACGCTTTCAGATTAAAGAAGTCAAATTTCCGTTTACTGCTGCACATCCCGCTATCAAAGCAAAAGCCGCCAAACCGCTAAAGAAACGTTAGAACCGTACTGTTTTCACACTATTCTGCAAGTCAATTTTTATATGTGATCGTACTGTTGTTACGAAAAAATATCATGTATGCTAAATAAGGTCGTTCAGGTCTATGCCTAACACATCAGAATAGCTTTCGTGTATGATGGCTTCGCCTATGTTGGTAAACTTGCGCCACTTGTGGGTTTCAATGTTGAAAAAAAATGCCTCTGCTGCGCCTTCCTTTACCAATTCTTTACAGCGTTTGACGCTTACTTTCTCGCCTGCGTTGTTATCTAACTCAATTACAACGGCAACCCGATAGCGAAAAG contains:
- a CDS encoding Fic family protein, whose translation is MDKQLNLISSWFYEAYLKACPVSLSDAFQKLRAKSDFTAEDFEYYLINASLYSSKIEGNTLDVNSFFRNRGSKTTPKQKEVQEIEDLTAAYKFAAENRLNKANFMKAHAILSQTFLPAKERGKIRKEMVGVRDAQTMRPVYLAVEPQLVKEELNRLFEDIDVLLNEELDILQTFYYASMIHLWIAKIHPFTDGNGRAARLLEKWFLASVLGLSAWSIRSEQYYWDNRPDYYQNIALGYNYYALHWERCIPFLLMLPCALKETI
- a CDS encoding DUF4160 domain-containing protein; amino-acid sequence: MIREHIYIANDGKIGNVRGRGIGSDRVQLINKKGQHEGYYYRWQVVHIANGNLSDFPDSSMRLLIVAAKKRAIKLLAPLGALDGLSKQELKTYKAILRDIRWAHEEIKEQYDFTGRDTDKLASHLAYKYGIPITSDELKTITIKFPNARYRFEADNIVRIASPMNVRYEKRNYHVNDERLALAKERAIKLLTPLGDLPTVLNRDGYKVSFYSNDHEPPHVHVRGHGGSAIFKIAPVELRESSGYSLARLNKIRLILQENEQQLLEAWMSFFKK
- a CDS encoding DUF2442 domain-containing protein, with protein sequence MDEFLQKITKGLTVVDVVFTNDKIQFHLNDGRYIACPLSWFPYMANADKAKRAYFEADDFTIAFPKIDEYFSIRGLFYHSDTHKADMDAARKSKNLQAFIAILTAPLAITNAVQEGEKIIVQINDGREFAFPAQWLGNLPAHTHFQVVPDGKSVTWDGGKFDLSFLFLPVKQVE
- a CDS encoding DUF5618 family protein; translated protein: MENKAYQEALRYMDNAKESLKNAGKKDNDYADVKYVISASGIAYRGVLLAIDEYLKRKEGAKPASIEEYRTRLSKHNKTLKTLLNSVYDSLHLAGYYHGTTSARTIKHGLEDAYKIINYIKPS
- a CDS encoding DUF4258 domain-containing protein; the encoded protein is MHSLQRMFERSISTDEIELVIAIGEVIEEYPTDKPYPSVLIPGFIGKRPIHVVVAQTPEKLCVVVTAYQPDKTVWEPDFKTKKRRK
- a CDS encoding tyrosine-type recombinase/integrase, yielding MKKSTSVIYCRITIAGQRAGDFTTGVKMPLDAWNAKTQRANVPTKGNGRAALLEANTRLEQIFTDLQNTYNRLTAGGKQVSAKAVKDAYLTPETTLQAVAQRYYQQQQALCAAGKLSSSTLQTYTAKNNLLQEFSPDLPLADVTRQWLKRYENWLLTVKRFGTDHTGRNLGYVKMLLRFAVGEELLPYSPIDHCKVQRGKPDIPVFLTDEELNRLRRYTTDSAALLRTRDLFLFQCLTGIAYTDLKQVNTATVSEENGGKWLRIKQQKSGELSLVPLLPEAEGILRQYNNALPITCLQIHNRRLKQIAADCHIRKPVSSHIGRKTFATMMLNKGVSIEAVAAMLGHSSVEMTRRHYARVSTVRLQRELQEAGLLAG
- a CDS encoding type II toxin-antitoxin system MqsA family antitoxin; this encodes MKCVICKNGTTRKGKVTVTLERKGSIVLIKNVTAQVCNNCGHYYLSSDMAKKVLQKGEESMKKGVELEVLKMQPA